From the genome of Bactrocera oleae isolate idBacOlea1 chromosome 2, idBacOlea1, whole genome shotgun sequence, one region includes:
- the LOC138858997 gene encoding uncharacterized protein translates to MDVEDIHSAPKTVRSVIAAPRASGPPIAAPRMQSATAPHSQSSAAAVRDANEEQFDEHLPPRCSLCHRPPVLKRCTIFKSMKPAQRQQIARAHGHCMTCLADSHSTFECITDGTCQYCQRPHHTLFHRFPRRANPSTTQTSHRHRQQGNPVQRQRIHRPKPSRGARSRQPPPPYGHRNQRQRATGLNAVVSTLQQLQRLLGN, encoded by the coding sequence atggaCGTAGAAGATATACACAGCGCTCCCAAGACTGTGAGGTCCGTAATTGCTGCGCCTAGAGCATCTGGTCCACCCATCGCAGCACCAAGGATGCAAAGCGCCACGGCACCACacagccaatcatctgcagcagcAGTCAGGGATGCAAACGAGGAGCAGTTTGATGAGCATCTGCCTCCACGATGCAGTCTATGCCATCGACCTCCCGTCCTGAAGAGGTGCACCATCTTCAAAAGCATGAAGCCCGCTCAACGCCAACAGATCGCCAGAGCCCACGGACACTGTATGACTTGCTTGGCAGATAGTCACTCCACCTTTGAGTGTATAACCGACGGAACGTGCCAATATTGCCAACGACCGCATCATACTCTGTTCCATCGATTCCCTCGACGAGCAAATCCGTCTACCACGCAGACCAGTCACCGGCACAGACAACAAGGGAATCCCGTCCAGCGCCAAAGAATACATCGCCCGAAGCCATCCAGAGGGGCACGCTCGCGGCAACCTCCACCACCCTATGGTCATCGCAACCAGCGGCAAAGGGCAACCGGATTGAACGCCGTAGTGAGCACTCTGCAACAGTTGCAGAGACTTCTAGGCaattaa